Sequence from the Pararhizobium gei genome:
GCAGACCTGAACGGCGGCGAGAAGCTGACAGTTCAGGCCGATGGTTCGTTCGAGATCATTTCGGACAAGGCGATGGAGGGCACACGCGGCCAGCGCATCTTTTTCACGGCCGCCGTTCCGCCGCGCTTCACGTTCGACAACTACCGCGAGGTCATGCGCGCCGAAGGGATCGGTGCCTCCTTCATCAATTCGCTGACGGTTGCCATTCCGGCGACCATCATTCCGATCCTTGTCGCGGCTTTTGCGGCCTACGCGCTCGCCTGGATGAAGTTTCCGGGTCGTGCGATCCTGATCGCCGTCGTTGTCGGCCTCCTCGTCGTGCCGCTGCAGATGTCGCTCATTCCGTTGCTCAAGCTCTATAACGGGGTAGGCGCCTTCCTCGGCGTACCCGCCAAGACCTATGTCGGCATCTGGCTTGCCCATATGGGCTTCGGTCTGCCGCTCGCCATCTATCTCCTGCGCAATTACATGGCAGGCCTCCCGCGCGAGATCATGGAATCGGCGCGGGTGGATGGCGCCAGCGATTTCGACATCTTCATCAAGATCATTCTGCCGCTGTCCTTCCCGGCGCTTGCCTCCTTCGCAATCTTCCAGTTTCTGTGGACCTGGAACGATCTTCTGGTCGCAATGGTCTTTCTGGGCGCTGGTAACAACGAACTGGTGCTGACGGGCCGTCTCGTCAATCTGCTCGGCTCGCGCGGCGGCAACTGGGAAATTCTGACGGCCTCGGCCTTCATCACCATCATCGTCCCTCTGATCGTCTTCTTCAGCCTGCAGCGCTATCTGGTGCGCGGCCTGCTTGCCGGCTCGGTCAAGGGCGGCTGATTTTCTTCACGCATAGGAATTTGAATATCTATGACCAAGAGCATGACCCAGACGGGCAGTTCCGCCCTTGTGGCAGACCGGGACTGGTGGCGCGGCGCGGTGATCTACCAGATCTATCCGCGTTCCTATCAGGATTCCAACGGTGACGGCATCGGCGACCTCAAGGGCATCACAGCGAGGCTGCCCTATGTCGCCTCTCTGGGCGTGGACGCAATCTGGATCTCGCCGTTCTTCACCTCGCCGATGAAGGATTTCGGCTATGACGTGTCGAACTACAAGGGCGTCGATCCCATTTTCGGTCTGCTTGTCGATTTTGACGACCTGATCGCTGAGGCCCATCGTCTTGGCATCCGCGTCATGATCGACCTCGTGTTGTCGCACACGTCGGACCAGCATCCCTGGTTCGTGGAAAGCCGCTCAAGCCGTTTCAATCCCAAGGCCGACTGGTACGTCTGGTCGGACTCCAAGCCCGACGGAACGCCGCCGAACAACTGGCTGTCGATCTTCGGCGGTTCGGCATGGCAGTGGGATCCGACGCGCCTGCAATATTACATGCACAATTTCCTGACGTCGCAGCCCGATCTCAATCTGCACAATCCGGAGATTCAGGACGCGCTTCTTGCGGTCGAGCGCTTCTGGCTCGAACGCGGCGTCGACGGCTTCCGGCTGGACACGATCAACTTCTATTTTCACGATCTGGAACTGCGCGACAACCCGGCGCTTGCCCCGGAACGCCGCAATGCCAACACCGCGCCGGCGGTGAACCCCTATAACTACCAGGAACATCTCTACGACAAGAACCGGCCGGAAAACCTCGCTTTCCTCAGGCGCTTCCGGGCCGTCATGGACGAGTTTCCGGCAATTGCGGCCGTTGGCGAGGTCGGGGACAGCCAGATCGGTCTTGAAATCGCCGGGCAATATACCTCCGGCAACGACAAGATGCATATGTGCTACGCCTTCGAATTCCTGGCGCCCGATCCGCTGACGCCGGCCGGCGTCGCCAAGGTGCTGCATGATTTCGCCCGCGCGGCACCCGAAGGCTGGGCCTGCTGGGCCTTTTCAAACCATGACGTGGTGCGCCATGTCAGCCGCTGGGGCTTCGACATCGCCGACCATGAGGCGCACGCAAAGTTTCTGGCAAGCCTGCTCATGACGCTGCGGGGGTCCGTCTGCATCTATCAGGGCGAAGAACTCGGGCTGACGGAAGCCGATCTGGCCTATGAAGATCTGCAGGATCCCTATGGCATCCAGTTCTGGCCGGACTTTAAGGGCCGTGACGGCTGCCGCACGCCCATGGTTTGGGATGACAAGTCGGTCAATGGCGGCTTCAGCGACGGCAGGCCCTGGCTGCCCGTGTCGCCGGACCATCTCGGCCGCGCGGTTTCGGTGCAGGAACAGGACCAGCGTTCGGTGCTGACCCATTATCGGCGCTTCCTGAACTTCCGAAAGCAATATCCGGCTTTCGCCAAGGGCGAGATCGAGTTTCGGCCCTACGAGGCGCCGGTTCTGGGCTATGAGCGCATCTTCGGCAATGAGACGATCCTGTGCCTGTTCAACATGAGCGGCGCACCGGTCACTGTCGAGCGGCCGATCGAGAGGCTCGAAGTCCTGGAAGGGCACGGGTTTGATTCGCATCTGGGCGACGACAGGATTTTCTTGCCGGCCTGGGGCGGCTTTTTTGCCCGCGTTGAATGATTGGATGAGCCCGCGCGGGCTCACGGAATGAGAAAATGAAGGGGAGGGCGACATGACAGGTCTGCAGCTAAAGAATATCCGCAAGTCCTATGGCGCGGTCGATGTCATCCACGGCATCGACCTGGAGATCAAGCAGGGCGAATTCGTGGTTTTCGTCGGTCCTTCAGGCTGCGGCAAGTCCACGCTGCTGCGCATGATCGCCGGGCTTGAGGAGATTTCCGGGGGCGAAATGTTCATCGAGGATCGCCTCGTCAACGATGTGCCGCCGTCGCAGCGCGGCATTGCCATGGTCTTCCAGTCCTACGCGCTCTATCCGCACATGACCGTCTACGACAACATGGCCTTCGGCATGCGCATCGCCAAGGAATCCAAGGAGGAGATCGACCGCCGCGTCCGCTCCGCCGCCGACATCCTGCAACTCACCCAATATCTCGACCGGTTGCCCAAGGCACTGTCCGGCGGCCAGCGCCAGCGCGTCGCCATCGGCCGCGCCATCTGCCGCAACCCACGGGTCTTCCTCTTCGACGAACCGCTGTCGAACCTTGATGCCGCGCTGCGTGTTGCGACCCGCATCGAGATCGCCAAGCTCAGCGAATCCATGGCCGACACGACGATGGTCTATGTGACGCATGACCAGGTCGAGGCCATGACACTGGCCGACCGCATCGTCGTTCTGTCGGCAGGGCACATCGAGCAGGTCGGTCCGCCACTGGAACTCTATGAGCGCCCGGCCAATCTCTTCGTAGCCCGCTTCATCGGTTCCCCGGCCATGAACATCATTCCCGCGAAAATCGTTGGAACGGGCGCTCAAACTGCGGTCGAACTGACGGGCGGCACCCGCGATGTTCTGGATATCCAGACGGCAGCCACGGAAAATGGCAAGACGGCCAGCTTCGGCGTCCGCCCGGAGGATCTGCGCGTTTCCACTGGCGAGGATTTCCTGTTCGAGGGAACGGTGTCGATCATAGAGGCCCTCGGCGAAGTCACGTTGCTTTATATCGAGGGTCTGGTCGCCAACGAGCCGATCATCGCCAAGATTCCCGGCATTCTCAGCATCGAGCGCGGCCAGAAGGTACGGTTCACGGCCGACAGGGCGAAGTTGCACCTGTTCGACAGCGAGGGGAAGACGTACCGGACTTGATCGGATTGGGCTTGAGATCGATCTGATCAGGCATTGTTGAGGCGGATTTTCCCCATGCTGGCGTGACCATTCCACCCTCTGTTAACCACCTTTGGTTACAATTCAGAGCAGAGAAGCGGGGACTGAGGACCGAGACTATGCG
This genomic interval carries:
- a CDS encoding carbohydrate ABC transporter permease, translated to MIASARSPLIWVVHLSVALLVLLWTLPTAGLLISSLRDKDQLAVSGWWTALSTSTQTLVFRAPTADKQVEKNGKFVISGNMLEGQSAGQVSAFGFNSREPAAFQPGQTADLNGGEKLTVQADGSFEIISDKAMEGTRGQRIFFTAAVPPRFTFDNYREVMRAEGIGASFINSLTVAIPATIIPILVAAFAAYALAWMKFPGRAILIAVVVGLLVVPLQMSLIPLLKLYNGVGAFLGVPAKTYVGIWLAHMGFGLPLAIYLLRNYMAGLPREIMESARVDGASDFDIFIKIILPLSFPALASFAIFQFLWTWNDLLVAMVFLGAGNNELVLTGRLVNLLGSRGGNWEILTASAFITIIVPLIVFFSLQRYLVRGLLAGSVKGG
- a CDS encoding alpha-glucosidase family protein, producing MTKSMTQTGSSALVADRDWWRGAVIYQIYPRSYQDSNGDGIGDLKGITARLPYVASLGVDAIWISPFFTSPMKDFGYDVSNYKGVDPIFGLLVDFDDLIAEAHRLGIRVMIDLVLSHTSDQHPWFVESRSSRFNPKADWYVWSDSKPDGTPPNNWLSIFGGSAWQWDPTRLQYYMHNFLTSQPDLNLHNPEIQDALLAVERFWLERGVDGFRLDTINFYFHDLELRDNPALAPERRNANTAPAVNPYNYQEHLYDKNRPENLAFLRRFRAVMDEFPAIAAVGEVGDSQIGLEIAGQYTSGNDKMHMCYAFEFLAPDPLTPAGVAKVLHDFARAAPEGWACWAFSNHDVVRHVSRWGFDIADHEAHAKFLASLLMTLRGSVCIYQGEELGLTEADLAYEDLQDPYGIQFWPDFKGRDGCRTPMVWDDKSVNGGFSDGRPWLPVSPDHLGRAVSVQEQDQRSVLTHYRRFLNFRKQYPAFAKGEIEFRPYEAPVLGYERIFGNETILCLFNMSGAPVTVERPIERLEVLEGHGFDSHLGDDRIFLPAWGGFFARVE
- a CDS encoding ABC transporter ATP-binding protein, giving the protein MTGLQLKNIRKSYGAVDVIHGIDLEIKQGEFVVFVGPSGCGKSTLLRMIAGLEEISGGEMFIEDRLVNDVPPSQRGIAMVFQSYALYPHMTVYDNMAFGMRIAKESKEEIDRRVRSAADILQLTQYLDRLPKALSGGQRQRVAIGRAICRNPRVFLFDEPLSNLDAALRVATRIEIAKLSESMADTTMVYVTHDQVEAMTLADRIVVLSAGHIEQVGPPLELYERPANLFVARFIGSPAMNIIPAKIVGTGAQTAVELTGGTRDVLDIQTAATENGKTASFGVRPEDLRVSTGEDFLFEGTVSIIEALGEVTLLYIEGLVANEPIIAKIPGILSIERGQKVRFTADRAKLHLFDSEGKTYRT